The proteins below come from a single Podarcis muralis chromosome 8, rPodMur119.hap1.1, whole genome shotgun sequence genomic window:
- the INSM1 gene encoding insulinoma-associated protein 1: MPRGFLVKRSRRPTPISYRTRCCCPASAAAEGGDPAQLLAPPPIPAPLSASQPAEAPLLLAPAAAPHFGTPDGPAAPPQPLRSPARAVSEERSLHLGSPLSAESFPAAPEPLLLGPGAELKLWAVAAIAAAPPPPPSPAPAVAPQRSHGPSPSASKRPQGRKAKAARKLHFEDEVTTSPVLGLRIKEGPPEPASTAQQQQHQAGAGGGSRAGGAQPLGEFICQLCKERYPDPLALAQHKCSRIVRVEYRCPECDKLFSCPANLASHRRWHKPRPPSAAKPKAAADEPPAKGGGGGGGSGSERDTPSPGSGGEPDGGGGEEFACPRCAKRFRRQSALRKHLPLHHEPLDGPASAREPPDACAPEEAGARPSPLSLPGECHPCPVCGEPFAGKSAQERHLRLLHAAQAFPCKYCPATFYSSPGLTRHINKCHPSENRQVILLQVPVRPAC, encoded by the coding sequence ATGCCCCGCGGTTTCCTGGTGAAGAGGAGCCGCAGACCCACGCCCATCTCCTACCGGacccgctgctgctgcccggcGTCGGCGGCCGCCGAGGGAGGCGACCCGGCGCAGCTCCTGGCGCCCCCGCCGATCCCCGCTCCGCTCTCGGCCTCGCAGCCCGCCGAGGCGCCTCTCCTGCTGGCGCCCGCGGCGGCGCCGCACTTCGGGACGCCCGACGGCCCCGCAGCCCCGCCGCAGCCCCTGCGCAGCCCCGCGCGGGCCGTCAGCGAGGAGCGCAGCCTGCACCTGGGCTCGCCGCTCTCGGCCGAGTCCTTTCCGGCGGCGCCCGAGCCTCTGCTCCTGGGCCCCGGGGCCGAGCTCAAGCTCTGGGCGGTCGCGGCCAtcgccgccgccccgccgccgccgccctccccggctccGGCGGTGGCCCCGCAGCGCAGCCATGGGCCCAGCCCCAGCGCGTCCAAGCGGCCTCAGGGCCGGAAGGCCAAGGCGGCGCGCAAGCTGCACTTCGAGGATGAGGTGACGACGTCGCCGGTGCTGGGGCTGCGCATCAAAGAGGGCCCCCCCGAGCCCGCCtcgacggcgcagcagcagcagcaccaggcgGGCGCCGGCGGAGGATCGCGCGCGGGCGGCGCGCAGCCGCTGGGCGAGTTCATCTGCCAGCTGTGCAAGGAGCGCTACCCCGACCCGCTGGCCCTGGCGCAGCACAAGTGCTCGCGCATCGTGCGCGTCGAGTACCGCTGCCCGGAGTGCGACAAGCTCTTCAGCTGCCCGGCCAACCTGGCCTCGCACCGCCGCTGGCACAAGCCGCGGCCTCCCAGCGCCGCCAAGCCCAAGGCTGCGGCCGACGAGCCCCCCGccaagggaggaggaggcggcggcggcagcggcagcgagaGGGACACGCCGAGCCCCGGCAGCGGAGGAGAGCccgacggcggcggcggcgaggagttCGCGTGCCCGCGCTGTGCCAAGCGCTTCCGCCGCCAGAGCGCCCTGCGCAAGCACCTGCCCCTGCACCACGAGCCGCTGGACGGGCCGGCCTCGGCGCGGGAGCCCCCGGACGCCTGCGCCCCCGAGGAGGCGGGCGCCCGCCCCAGCCCGCTGAGCTTGCCCGGGGAGTGCCACCCGTGCCCCGTGTGCGGCGAGCCCTTCGCCGGCAAGAGCGCCCAGGAGCGCCACCTGCGCCTGCTCCACGCCGCCCAGGCCTTTCCCTGCAAGTACTGCCCGGCCACCTTCTACAGCTCGCCGGGCCTGACCCGCCACATCAACAAGTGCCACCCGTCGGAGAACCGCCAGGTCATCTTGCTGCAGGTGCCCGTGCGCCCGGCCTGCTAG